CCTCTGAGTGATGTGCACTTACCCCATGGATGTCCTGACTTGTGAGTTTTCTGCAGAGAATATGTTTATTAAGTCAGCTGAAATATAATTTAACTCTTTGACAACCTCTAAGTCCATGacctctctgctctcctcagGCTGGAAAGAGACTTTCCAATCCAGCCTTCTGGTGGATAGATGGGAATGGAGAAGAGCTGAGATGGAGTTTTGAAGAACTTGGGTTGTTATCCAGGAAATTTGCCAACATACTCACAGAAGCCTGCTCCCTGCAAAGAGGAGACAGAGTAATGGTGATACTGCCCAAGATCCCAGAGTGGTGGCTTGCAAATGTGGCCTGTCTGCGAACAGGTAAGTATGTCACACTCCTGACCACATTTCAACAAGCCAGGTTTATCCACTGCTTGCAGACATGCTCCAAGGGTCTTAGGTGCATCTTAAAAGGATTCAGCTATTTGCCCACCATTCCCTTTCATGTCTCTACCATTAGCCTTCCTGACTCTATCAGGACAAATGTTTTTTGCTAACGTGTGGTTATTCCCATCTCCTGACTTTTCTGCATACTCTTTCCTACGCTTGGCACAAGTTCATGTCCAGCTCTTGCTCAACTTTCAagtgtcagattttttttcttttgctgtttggtttgctttttaagatttaattatttcatgtgtatgcgTGTTTTCCCTGTATGTCTATCTGTGTgttatgtgcatgcctggtgcctacagaggccaagaGAGGGTGTCATCAGATTCCTGGGGAActagagttaaagatggttgtgaaccactatgtgggtactggggatagaacttgggtcttctgcaagagcatctagtgttcttaacctctgggccatctctccagcttcctcaaTCCTCAGTTTAATGTTGCCTTCTCAGACAACCTTATCTTAATATCTTACCCTAGCTACTATATTCTTTAAATACCTGTTTTAATTACTGTTCTTTTGCTgaaagaaacaccatgacaaagtcaacttacttttaaaaaagcatttaattcatGGCtcgcttacagttccagagggttagccCACTTTCATTATGGTGGTAAGCaagcaggcatgatgctggaacagtagctgagatcgtaacatctgatccacaagtagGAAACAGAGAACAGACAAGATTGGACCTGGCATATTTGAAACCTCCgagcccacccccagtggcatactgcctcccacaaggccacaactccttcaacaaagccatatctcctaatccttcctgaatataccaccaactgggaaccaaatattcaaatatgtgagtcCATAGGGCCATTacctgttgcaggatatttgttCGCACTGTGAACCTTGAAAATgggttatttactgaaaaaaaaaaacctgtttctagttgtggtatgACTCAGCCCTTATCACTCACcattaatccctctggctgaaatacagacacacccttagtacatacctttaaccccaaacaatgaaggtaaagttagtttgtgaaGGAAGCTcgagtgcgcgcgcgcacacacacacacacacacacacgaatatataACTATTTAAACTTTTGGGGCATAGTATTTGCCTATCTATAACCCGCAATTCCTATGAGGCTACATATGCTCTTAAAAGGCCACTATTACAGCACATCTCTGCAACTACAGATACAGTAAATGTTCAGTAAAGTATCTGCTGAATTAATATTCTGATTGTCACAATATATCACAGTATTTAGTGGCCACTCTTTTATTAAAGGATAGCTAAAATATtctatttcatatatacatataaattatacattGGGAAAATAGTGCCAATAATGAGTGCATGCATGAACATTACTTAAGCTCACTTTCTCAGTAAGGCCCTGTTTTCACTGGTAGGATCAGGTATACATTTAGATAAATTCAATAAAAAGAGGCAACTGAATGGCTGCTGGAGAACCTTACAGAGGGAAAAACAGTCCAGAAGGAGCTCAGGGGTTCTGTAAGCAGACTCTAGCCAGCAGCCTCTTCCTCTGTTTGTGCTGAAGCCACTGTGCCTCTTGTCTGCATCTTTCTCATTCACTGTGACTGGTGTGCAGCTTTGATTGCTCTTCAGATGCTTCAGGCTCTGACCCCACCTGACCCGTCTGATCATTCACTGGGTGTCTTTAGTACTTGAGCAGAATCTGATGGTAGAACTCCAGGAGAAGCCACTCAGAATAAATCAGAGGCAACTTTTCCTGATTCTGACATGATTCCTGGGGCTCTCCATGAGAAGGAAGGTAAACTATCTTAGAAGGATGAGAGGGAGACACTGAGCCATGCATCTGATAGTCTAAGGATGTTAGTATTTGTGGCTCACAGTCATTTGTTTTCCTGGTCTTTTTTCCCATTTAATGAATAAACAGCTAGAGGCTGAGGAAATGACTCAGGGACTAATGATCTTGCTGCTCAGTTGTAATGACCAGAGTTTTGGATCCCAGTACCTACTTCAGGCAGTTCACAaatgcctggaactccagctccaaatgatctaatgccttcttctggcctctgcaggcgcCTGAGCACACGTGTACATAAACTCACAAagacacagaggcatgcacaccagcacataaaaacaaatcttaaaaaataaatggctAGTTGAACAGTGAAGTTGAAGTCCTAACTCAATAGGACTGCAATTGCTTGTACATGGCTCAGGATTCTACACATAGATGATAAGATAAAGAAAGGCAAAGACAAGGATAACACGTCAGTTTTGATAATGGTTATCTATGGGAGACTGTGAGACAGAGAGGAGGACTAGGGAGTTTGTCAGGAACAAATTCTCTCCCTCCACTCAACATCTTCTGACTCTAAAACTCTGGCATACAGCCTGGTCATTTATGTTTTCACACAGATTTCAGAGAGTCTGATTCATGTATCACCTGGGAAGGGTAAAAACCATCCAGAAGTAAATACTGTCTATATATCTCTTAAGGATTGAGAGCTGAAAGTGGTGTATCCCAGAAGACAGGTGTATGAGAAATACACAGTATGTAGTTGAATAGATAGAAACAAAGATAGATGAAAGATTCCCTTCTTAAAGATatattgtgcatgtatgtatgtatgtgtgtatgtgtgtgtgtctctctatgtgtatgtgtgtttgtgtgtgtgtggctggagctcttgtgagctgctgtgtgggtgctgagaactaactgaggtcctctccaagagcagccagtgctcttctccagtgagccatctctctccagtcccgatgatacattatttttgttttcaaatgaattatttttatttttaatttgtttttattgcatTGTATCaatcaggattctctagagaaacaaaacTGATAAAATGAATCTCTGTTCACATATAAACAGGACTTATAAGAATGGCTTACAGGTCTGACTTTGGTCTGACTAAGTCAACAATGCCTGACTTGCAAcgaaaagtccaagaatccagtagtggTTCAGTCCATGAGGCCGCCGGATGTCTCAGCAAGTCTTCAGTATAAGCTGGGATACCAGAGaaataggctctaatgccagaAGGGTTGGCAGAGAGAGTAACAGCAGGCAGGCAAAGAAGAAGCACTTTCTTCTTGCACATCCTTTCTCTAGGCTGCCACCAGAGGGTGTGGCCCAAATTTCAGGTGGATCCTCCCACTTTAAAAGATCCATATTTATGGCCAGTCTTCCCACTGCAAATGATTCAGTAAAGAAaactccctcacaggtgtgcccagtcaCTTTGATTTTAGTCAATTCCAGGTGTCATTAAGTTGTCAACCAATAATAGCCACTACACACATTTGAGTTAAAACAGAATTACATTactttctccatttcctttcctcccttcagctcctcccaTGTCCTTTCAATGCTTCCCACTCCCTACCTTAAGTTGATGACTTCCTTTTATTATCACTGTTccatatatgtatagatagatgcacaaacataaaaacaaaacctacagtgtaaaaaataaaaaataaaaagatgaattaaaataaacaaaacaaataaaccagaaaaaaaaaaaaacccgcaaCCTACTGActcctctgtttttgtttgtaacTATACAGTTTCAGAACTGACCACTTTGAATTAGATAAAATTTGGGTGCTCATTCCTGGGAGGGgctatttctccctctctcagctggTTAGTTGGTTAGTTGCTATAATTCCTTGTCTAGGGGTGGGAACTCATGAGATTTCTCCtctttccatgttagcatgtctattatTCAAGCAAAATATCCATTCATTCTTTGAAACAAAGAGCCAATAGCTAAAACATCTTAAGTTTTATTCTAAACTCATTAGATATATTCACTAAGTGAATCCTGGAATAGTTCTATGAgggatatatttttataattccaACTTTATATAAACAGAATCTGAGGCTTACAGAGGTGAAGGGTTTATCTGAGGCACAAGTTTATGGGTGTCTGGCTCCAGGACACCAACACACTGCACCTTACCTTGTAATTTACTACAGACAAGAGTAGAAGCACAGCAAAGCTacttcaggaaaaagaaaacaacctgtGCACTGTAAGAGGCCTGGGACTGAGAGGGGACATGTCCAGGTCTGGAGTCGCTGCGCGCTCTGAGTTCTGCAGTTTTGCTTACATTCAGAAGCCAGGGGGCCAGCCATGCATAGCTGCTTACCCTAGATGGGGACTGAATgagttaaaatatacaaaatagaatAGTATCTGGCACCCAAGCACACAATCAGTGCTGCATATCATTTTTTAACCACAATTCCTCCAAGCCCAGTGTTGGGTGATCTTAAAATACAAGATAATCAGTCAGCATTAATGCTCTCATGTTAGGGCAAAGGGCCATAGACTTGGAGACCTCATGAAAGTGCAAGATCAGAACAACGGAAGACAAATAGATTTCTCCCCTAGTTAATTCACTAACTCATTCTGAGACACATAGAATGTGAATGTATTAGTTACACTATCCTATCATAGAAGTTACCCTtgcttttaaatgttatttcttttctattcctcTAGGGACAGTTTTAATTCCAGGAACCACTCAGCTGACCCAGAAAGACATCCTCTATAGACTACAATCTTCAAAAGCTAAGTGCATTATTACCGATGATACTTTGGCCCCAGCAGTAGATGCCGTGGCAGCTAAATGTGAAAATCTCCACTCCAAATTAATTGtgtctcagcactccagagaaGGCTGGGGGAACCTCAAGGAGATGATGAAGTGAGTACCCTGAATTTTAGAACAGTGCCCTACAAAGAAAGGCAATAATGAAAAAAAGTATCCAATACAGTAGCAGTGGGGTCAACGCAAAGAAAAGCAGTAAATGATAAGAATAATCAGTGATTGTTACAGAACTAACAGTTGGCAGTGCAAGCTTTTCGGTGAGAAGGGGTCTGCTGGcgataaaataaataaggaaatacaAAGCATTCACTGAGGTAGAGAACGGTGTACAAGGGGCTTATTGAGGAGTTCTCTTGTGAAAGATGGAAAGGATGAAGGACTGGTCAGAGGAAGAAATTGACTTTCTATGCATTCCCTGTGAAGCTCTCAGCGAAcaccctgggagttctgggctgtggatggatctcagggctgTGACAGTCTAAATGCCCACAATGATCAGTTTTGGATGAGGGTTCTCCCTAGCAGATGCGTGATCTTGAAGGTGGATGCTCACATCTCACAAGTCAAAGGATGGAAACAGAGGTAGCTTTTACCTTGGGGGTGAATCCAAGTCACTGATTCAGAAGTTGAAGAGGCCCAAAGCAGATAGGTTTTCAAATCCTCCTCAGAGGTCATTCATTCATAAAAACACTGCAGTTTGTCCTTCACAGATATGCCAGTGACAGCCACACTTGTGTGGACACAAAACACGACGAGATGATGGCCATCTACTTCACCAGTGGGAcaactgggcctcctaagatgATTGGACACACCCACAGCAGCTTTGGTTTAGGATTGTCTGTCAATGGAAGGTATTTTCCCAGAACTGAGGCTATACTATAAAACCTGCAAAAAGATTGATTTGTAGACTGTTTTTTTGTGATGTGGCAGAAgacggccttgttggacatcagtgggaggagagattcTTGGGcatgagggtgttcaatgccccagtgtaggaatgccagggtgggaggatgggagtgggtgggtggggaagaaccctcatagaggcagggggaggggggatgggatggggacttctgaaggggagacctgaaaaggggaaaacacttgaaatgtaaattttttaaaaatccaagaaaaaaaaagaaaaaaaatgtgttttccaaCAAATTAGATACttttgtaaaattatatatttaaatttttacatacatttatatgcatGTAATTCCTACCAATTCAACAGATTTATACAACTGTGATATTTATATTCCAGGTTCTGGCTGGATTTGATAGCCTCCGATGTGATGTGGAATACTTCAGATACAGGCTGGGCAAAGTCTGCATGGAGTAGTGTTTTTTCTCCATGGACCCAAGGAGCATGTGTTTTTGCACACTATTTGCCCCGTTTTGAATCAACTTCCATCTTGCAAGTAAGGCAGCGTAGAGGAGGTTCACGGTTAGAAATGTGTTAGCAGTAGTAGCACCACTGATGGGACTGGCAACTAAAGTAAACAGAGATTGGGAGTTTTCAGATGTCTACATCTATAAAGCCCACAAAGACAGGAAAAGATCTGAGTGCATGCAAATAAATAGTTTTATGTTGTGCTGTGCCTCTGGCCGATTAACACTACAGTTGAGACAGAGTTTGCTTTTTTCCAACTGCAGACCCTCTCCAAGTTCCCCATCACTGTCTTCTGTTCTGCACCAACTGCCTACCGGATGCTTGTTCAGAATGACATGAGCAGGTAAGACATGTTTGCAAATGGATATTCAGtccagggggagaggaagaggaagttcaAAAATGAAAGACTCATTTGTCCAAAACCACAGATCTGACCAGTTGGTACACTACAGttcagtgttttctttctcttgccccTTTGAGTTCTTCCTGACATTTTGTAGATGGTTGCTGTGTCCAGAGCAGGCTCTTGTAAActtggagaggggagggaagattaGACTGTGTCTAGAGCTATGAATGTGATGGTTATAGTTCTTTTTAAAACAGAGGAAGGTATTTAATCTTTGGAGTGACAACTATTATCTGAGCTGAGATAATAGACAAGTTGTTCCATTTTGCAAATTCTCAGAGAGAACAGAAGTAAGAATGAAGGCTTTAAAGCTACTGTGACTCCATTTTAAATGCCTGATTATTGCTCTGAAGATACTGTTACTGTGTTCACAGCTCAGCAATTCATGTGCTGATGCAAAGCACAGCTCTTGCTCCAAAGAGAGTAATATATAGTTTATTCTGAGCCAAATATAATTGACTATAGGCCAAGGACATGGATTAAGATATGGAAGTGACTACATAAGCTTTCTAGTCACAAAACGGAAGGGAGGCATAAATCAATGCATTTGCCCATACACTGGTGAGAGCATCAGTTGGTAGCCTATAAGGGAGCCCAAAAGGAATTTCTTCTTTAGGTTTCTAGTGTTATAATAGCCTTGGTTTTAGTGATTGTGAAGACCAGTAGTCTTCTAAGTTTAACAATATATTCCTCCAAAAGTTTTACCTAATAAAATGAGGATAAGATTAGATACGTGATTTAGTAATATACGATTAGTAAGAGTGCCGAGGATAATTCTGGCCCCCCATCCTTGACATTTCATCTCACCGCACTCATGATGCACTGCTCTTCAGCCTGTGAGGTCTTTCACATAGATGTGCCATTTTCAGAGTACCTTGGCTTGCAGTTGTGAGATAATTTTTAATTAGTGATTTAAAATACCATTATTGAACTGTGTGTAGTGGTGtacttaaccccagcacttagggagGCAGGGACTGAATTCAAAGTTAGCCtagtttacaaagcaagttccagggctacatgtctataggtgtgtgtgtgtgtgtgagagagagagggggggggggagagggagagggagggagagatgggcgGAGACTGGGGGGTAGATAGACAATGGGGGTATCATCTCTAAAGATAGCGCTTCTTTGCAACAAGTGATCTCCACccaggggagggaaaagaagagaaaaaagaaacctgaCATTACAGAGATCTTCATATGGCATCAGGTATTTCTTTATATTAGAATGGCCTGCATATGGTCTCTAGTGTTATTTTCCATTATTATAGCTATCTGTTTCTGGCATTAGGTGCTACATTGTATCAGAACAATCTGCTTATTATGTATTCCCAATTCCCATGTCttgccatttctctttctctacataacTCACTCCCTGTTATTGGAGAAGCTATAAGTTCAACAGTTTGAAGCACTGTGTCAGTGCTGGAGAACCTATTAACCCTGAAGTGATGGAACAATGGAGAAAGAAGACGGGCCTAGACATCTATGAAGGATATGGACAGACAGAAACGGTACCTGCCCCACTGAAGACAGGATTAGATGGGATTAGTTAGATAAATAAAAGCCAAAGTGTCTAATGTGTCATGATCACTGGAGGGATAAGGAAAGGGGTGGTTAGGAaactagttttaaaaaataaagaaaagtttgagaaaacctaaactgaaaaaaaaaaaccaacaacaaaccttTGTAACAGTTTTGAGAAAAATGATTAACTGATCAAGCTGAGAATGTTCCAATGGTTTTAATGAGAAGAAAGTATTGGATCTATGTGACAGGGGACTTTCTAAAGAGTCACAAAAGTTAAAGCTGTGAGTTTCTTGTCCCCTGAATTATTAAGTCTGCTGGGAGTCTCCTTAGAAATCAGctgctagggctggagaggtggctcagcgcttaagagcactgagttcaaatcccagcaaccacatggtggcccacaaccatctataatgagatccgatactctcttctggagtgtctgaagacagctacagtgaacttacatataataataaataaatctaaaaaaacaaaaaggaaagcagCTGCTAAAGCATTCCTGTAAAGCCTGCACACAAAaggtagaggaaggaagatcaaggTTGTTCTCagctacattgtgagttcaaaaccagcctgggctctgtgaatgagcaaatacataaataataaggtaaaataaaatggGCTCTTTAAAGAACTCATGCAGATAAAAAACTGTAGGGGGGTTGTGGCCTAGGTAGTGCACTTTCCCAGCACATGTGAGGCCTTAACTCAATCCTCAGCACCACCAAGGAGCTCCAGAAATCAACAAAGTAAGAACAAAGTGGTTATTTTGTAGCAGAAAGGGAGACAAAATGatcagagaaagggaaaagtgGAAACATTTTTCATTGGCCATGCCTTATTTTTAATGTTCAAACTTTTAAACCCTGAGAATTATTACCTGGAAACATTGGAATTCCAAAATAAAACATCTATAAATATGGACACATATTTAGATACAACCAGCATAGTGACCATTGTGCTAATCTACGTAAATGTTAACATattcatataatttattttctcatatttcCATTATGTATACTGGTAAACTGTCAGTTTCTGCATTCCATGATGGGTTTTATGTTGACTGAATGCACAATAGACAGAGGCATATTTTACACTGCTTATAATATTACCACACTTTTTTCTCCTTGCCTAGGTGCTGATCTGTGGAAATTTCAAGGGGATGAAAATTAAGCCCGGCTCAATGGGAAAGCCTTCTCCTGCTTTTGATGTGAAGGTTTGAATGTCCCCTTCCAGGAGAGTGTTTGCTCACCCAACACACCCTCACTCTTTAGATATACCTTAAGTTCTATACCAAAAGAGAATTGGGTGAGAAATGTTGGCTTAAACACCTATATTTTGCCATGGATTCTGGGCATTTACAAGAGTTGATCTGTTTAATGTCCAGAAAAACCCTAAGATAGACTACTAATAACAACATTTTGTAGGTGACTATGCAGAGAAATTAAAGAACTCAGCCAAGTCCATGCAGCTCGGGCCCCTAGAGTGGGAACACAATTTCAAGCAATCTAGTTCCAGTGTCTACACTCTTGGTCACACTGTGTGGAGTCAGGATGGGACCTGCTGCAGGGATCAACCAGGCCCAAGGTGGCACAAGTTCATAGTGGCTGCAGGACACACTTCTCTAGCCGCCTCCTGCCTGGTTCTTCCCGGCTTTCTTTAACTAGGGTCCTTATTATCATCTTATGCTGGTGTAGACAAAGGATTTACACTATGatttagatttaaaaagaaagaaaaataaaagcaacagtgGCAAAAGGGATCCATTTGCAGAGGACGAGGCCCAGCCTATACTTAACTGAAGCCTAGCTGGAAGATGAGGGTCAAGGTTTCCCAAGTTCATCAGATCATACAAACGACAAGGCTGCTTGTTTGAAAtagtctttcttatttcttttccctGACTTAATAATATGACACAAGAGTCTAGAAtctagggggacttttggtatagcattggaaatgtaaatgagctaaatacctaataaaaaatggaaaaaaaaaagagtctagaATCCATGTTTTACAAAGACATATTGCTCAACCACAAAAGCAGGTTGCAGAACTTCATAAGTGATCCTAGTTTTTTTCTGTCTATAAATGTCCCAGAGGACATTACCCAAACATGATTTGGGTGGTAGAGGTAAGGAAATATTTTACCACTCTTTCACATTTTGGCAATTTTCATTTTGTAACATTTTGTACAATAATAATGAGTAAATAATACATTTAACAATTTAAAGTATACATAAAATGGTTTTAAGCTTATATTCTGGCCCAAAAGATTCAAAGCTAAAATTTCAGATATGGCATTAGATAAAAATTCCCTTAAATAAACTGACGTGCTCTATTCTAGATTTTAGATGAAAATGGTGCCACTCTTCCTCCTGGACAAGAAGGGGATATTGCTCTTCAAGTTCTTCCTGAGCGACCATTTGGCCTTTTTACTCATTATGTAGTAagagctttatttttaaaatatgtttcctaTTTATTCCTCAAAAGTATAGTTCCAGCATCTGGTATACAGAAGCAGAGAGGCCACGGATTCAAAATCATCCTCAGTTACTACAAAGCTAGTTTGAGGGCAGGTGAGACCCTCTACCACAAGTATTTGGTCACCACtcctatttttataaaacaaacctAGGAATTTTGTCCTTCCTTGAGAGATTCATTGCTCTGAATAATAGTCCCAGAGACAGGTAATCAAAGAAACAATGTTCTTGCCAAATAGCACATTGGTGCCCTCTCCTTGGAAGTAAACCATCACAGGTAGCTCTTAGCGATGCTTTCCTAACATCCGTAGACCCTGTTCAGCTAgcaaagggcacacacacacacacacacacacacacacacacacacacccctccctatTTTCCTGACATCTGATTAGCTCTCCCCCACTCCAGAGCaactagagaaagaagaaatggggCCACAGGATGAAGTAAATTCATTTCACTAGAAGCTTTCTTATCTCTAACCATGGTATACAAATTAGAACAACATTTCTATCAATATACTAAGAGGTCCAGACCATACTTGCCAGTGACCTCTATGGAAGGCAGCAATATTTTGCTTGTTTTCCTCTTATGCCAGTTATAGAACTGGTCTCTTCTTATGCAAACCAAACCATGCCAAAGAATACCTCTGCTCGGAATTAAGCATTGTGCATTCTTTTAACCATCTCTTTCCACGATAGTGTTAGGTATTATTTAGAAAAAGGCTTAATTGTGCCTACTCTCCAAATCTTAGAGATGctgcaatatttttattttaggatCTACATAAAACATTCTCCAGAAGTTGCGCCAAGTCTTTGCAACTGTTATTTCTTTTATCCATGCTTGAAATTCATTCCTACTTGACCCTGGCTCCTCTTCATTCTGAGGCTTCTTAAAGGAGccaaactttctttttctttgaacaTTTAAAGAATTACTGGACAAAAGAGTTACATTCGTAATAATATGAACAAAATGCTACTTATTTTGCAGGATAATCCTTCCAAAACGGCTTCAACTCTACGAGGGAGTTTCTACATTACTGGGGACAGAGGATATATGGATGAAGATGGCTATTTCTGGTTTGTTGCAAGATCAGATGATATCATATTATCTTCTGGGTAATTTTCTTTTCCATATATGCATGTCTACTTATCAAGCATTCTGGGGTGACTCTATAGCTCAACCTTATTCCTGTCATGTTTTCCTAGTTACCGAATTGGACCATTTGAGGTAGAAAGTGCCCTCATAGAACATCCTTCCATCGCAGAGTCAGCTGTTGTCAGCAGTCCAGACCCCATCAGAGGAGaggtgaaaacaaaaaacaaaacaaatacaaaaacccCTGACTATCTCAACTTTCAACTTCATTGATC
This Mus musculus strain C57BL/6J chromosome 7, GRCm38.p6 C57BL/6J DNA region includes the following protein-coding sequences:
- the Acsm3 gene encoding acyl-coenzyme A synthetase ACSM3, mitochondrial translates to MVMLLRARCFQRLAIPDPMRVLYKDYRTATPQNFSNYESMKQDFKIEIPEYFNFAKDVLDQWTNMEKAGKRLSNPAFWWIDGNGEELRWSFEELGLLSRKFANILTEACSLQRGDRVMVILPKIPEWWLANVACLRTGTVLIPGTTQLTQKDILYRLQSSKAKCIITDDTLAPAVDAVAAKCENLHSKLIVSQHSREGWGNLKEMMKYASDSHTCVDTKHDEMMAIYFTSGTTGPPKMIGHTHSSFGLGLSVNGRFWLDLIASDVMWNTSDTGWAKSAWSSVFSPWTQGACVFAHYLPRFESTSILQTLSKFPITVFCSAPTAYRMLVQNDMSSYKFNSLKHCVSAGEPINPEVMEQWRKKTGLDIYEGYGQTETVLICGNFKGMKIKPGSMGKPSPAFDVKILDENGATLPPGQEGDIALQVLPERPFGLFTHYVDNPSKTASTLRGSFYITGDRGYMDEDGYFWFVARSDDIILSSGYRIGPFEVESALIEHPSIAESAVVSSPDPIRGEVVKAFIVLNPDYKSHDQEQLKKEIQEHVKKTTAPYKYPRKVEFIEELPKTVSGKVKRNELRKKEWVTT
- the Acsm3 gene encoding acyl-coenzyme A synthetase ACSM3, mitochondrial isoform X2, producing the protein MVMLLRARCFQRLAIPDPMRVLYKDYRTATPQNFSNYESMKQDFKIEIPEYFNFAKDVLDQWTNMEKAGKRLSNPAFWWIDGNGEELRWSFEELGLLSRKFANILTEACSLQRGDRVMVILPKIPEWWLANVACLRTGTVLIPGTTQLTQKDILYRLQSSKAKCIITDDTLAPAVDAVAAKCENLHSKLIVSQHSREGWGNLKEMMKYASDSHTCVDTKHDEMMAIYFTSGTTGPPKMIGHTHSSFGLGLSVNGRFWLDLIASDVMWNTSDTGWAKSAWSSVFSPWTQGACVFAHYLPRFESTSILQTLSKFPITVFCSAPTAYRMLVQNDMSSYKFNSLKHCVSAGEPINPEVMEQWRKKTGLDIYEGYGQTETVLICGNFKGMKIKPGSMGKPSPAFDVKILDENGATLPPGQEGDIALQVLPERPFGLFTHYVDNPSKTASTLRGSFYITGDRGYMDEDGYFWFVARSDDIILSSGYRIGPFEVESALIEHPSIAESAVVSSPDPIRGEVVKAFIVLNPDYKSHDQEQLKKEIQEHVKKTTAPYKYPRKVGVPGTSDVSPVLWTVFSSDILCERFQTELMTIVNQKLRG
- the Acsm3 gene encoding acyl-coenzyme A synthetase ACSM3, mitochondrial isoform X3, which produces MVMLLRARCFQRLAIPDPMRVLYKDYRTATPQNFSNYESMKQDFKIEIPEYFNFAKDVLDQWTNMEKAGKRLSNPAFWWIDGNGEELRWSFEELGLLSRKFANILTEACSLQRGDRVMVILPKIPEWWLANVACLRTGTVLIPGTTQLTQKDILYRLQSSKAKCIITDDTLAPAVDAVAAKCENLHSKLIVSQHSREGWGNLKEMMKYASDSHTCVDTKHDEMMAIYFTSGTTGPPKMIGHTHSSFGLGLSVNGRFWLDLIASDVMWNTSDTGWAKSAWSSVFSPWTQGACVFAHYLPRFESTSILQTLSKFPITVFCSAPTAYRMLVQNDMSRSYKFNSLKHCVSAGEPINPEVMEQWRKKTGLDIYEGYGQTETVLICGNFKGMKIKPGSMGKPSPAFDVKILDENGATLPPGQEGDIALQVLPERPFGLFTHYVDNPSKTASTLRGSFYITGDRGYMDEDGYFWFVARSDDIILSSGYRIGPFEVESALIEHPSIAESAVVSSPDPIRGEVVKAFIVLNPDYKSHDQEQLKKEIQEHVKKTTAPYKYPRKVEFIEELPKTVSGKVKRNELRKKEWVTT
- the Acsm3 gene encoding acyl-coenzyme A synthetase ACSM3, mitochondrial isoform X1 — translated: MVMLLRARCFQRLAIPDPMRVLYKDYRTATPQNFSNYESMKQDFKIEIPEYFNFAKDVLDQWTNMEKAGKRLSNPAFWWIDGNGEELRWSFEELGLLSRKFANILTEACSLQRGDRVMVILPKIPEWWLANVACLRTGTVLIPGTTQLTQKDILYRLQSSKAKCIITDDTLAPAVDAVAAKCENLHSKLIVSQHSREGWGNLKEMMKYASDSHTCVDTKHDEMMAIYFTSGTTGPPKMIGHTHSSFGLGLSVNGRFWLDLIASDVMWNTSDTGWAKSAWSSVFSPWTQGACVFAHYLPRFESTSILQTLSKFPITVFCSAPTAYRMLVQNDMSRSYKFNSLKHCVSAGEPINPEVMEQWRKKTGLDIYEGYGQTETVLICGNFKGMKIKPGSMGKPSPAFDVKILDENGATLPPGQEGDIALQVLPERPFGLFTHYVDNPSKTASTLRGSFYITGDRGYMDEDGYFWFVARSDDIILSSGYRIGPFEVESALIEHPSIAESAVVSSPDPIRGEVVKAFIVLNPDYKSHDQEQLKKEIQEHVKKTTAPYKYPRKVGVPGTSDVSPVLWTVFSSDILCERFQTELMTIVNQKLRG